The following are from one region of the Actinoplanes sp. L3-i22 genome:
- a CDS encoding alkane 1-monooxygenase, translated as MDVTAAVWRDPKRPLWPLALAVPALPFAALLLATATGSSWSWWLTPVFILGVIPAIDVLIGDDHANPPDEAVPALQASPYYRWITYLFLPAQYAALVITCVAWRTHPGAGLVLTAGLVNGIAINTAHELGHKRESAERWLSRIALAPTGYGHFFVEHNRGHHVRVATPEDPASSRLGESFWRFWPRTVAGSLRSAWHLETSRHRLRGRSPWHPRNDVLTSWAMTVALFTALTVAFGPAVLPFLVLQAVVGFTVLEAVNYLEHYGLLRQRNAAGRYEKVDPRHSWNSDRLTTNVFLFQLQRHSDHHANPLRRYQTLRSFDVSPQLPAGYATMLLLALVPPLWHRVMDKRVLSHYGGDRTLANTHPPASSPPRSGGHA; from the coding sequence ATGGACGTCACCGCAGCTGTCTGGCGGGACCCGAAGCGACCGCTCTGGCCGCTCGCCCTCGCCGTGCCCGCCCTCCCGTTCGCCGCGCTCCTGCTCGCCACCGCCACCGGATCGTCCTGGTCCTGGTGGCTGACCCCGGTCTTCATCCTCGGCGTCATCCCGGCCATCGACGTGCTGATCGGCGACGACCACGCCAACCCGCCCGATGAGGCGGTCCCCGCCCTGCAGGCGTCCCCGTACTACCGCTGGATCACCTACCTCTTCCTGCCCGCGCAGTACGCCGCCCTGGTGATCACCTGCGTCGCGTGGCGCACCCACCCCGGCGCCGGCCTGGTCCTGACCGCCGGCCTGGTCAACGGCATCGCCATCAACACCGCCCACGAGCTGGGCCACAAGCGCGAGTCGGCGGAGCGCTGGCTGTCCCGGATCGCCCTGGCCCCGACCGGCTACGGGCACTTCTTCGTCGAACACAACCGGGGCCACCACGTCCGCGTCGCCACCCCCGAGGACCCGGCCAGCTCCCGCCTCGGCGAGTCGTTCTGGCGCTTCTGGCCCCGTACCGTCGCCGGCAGCCTGCGCTCGGCCTGGCACCTGGAGACATCGCGGCACCGGCTGCGCGGGCGCAGCCCGTGGCACCCCCGCAACGACGTCCTCACCTCGTGGGCGATGACCGTCGCGCTGTTCACCGCCCTGACCGTCGCGTTCGGCCCGGCCGTCCTGCCGTTCCTGGTGCTGCAGGCCGTGGTCGGCTTCACCGTCCTGGAGGCGGTCAACTACCTGGAGCACTACGGCCTGCTGCGGCAGCGCAACGCCGCCGGCCGCTACGAGAAGGTCGACCCCCGGCACAGCTGGAACAGCGACCGCCTCACCACCAACGTCTTCCTCTTCCAGCTGCAGCGCCACAGCGACCACCACGCCAACCCGCTGCGCCGCTACCAGACCCTGCGCAGCTTCGACGTCTCCCCGCAGCTGCCGGCCGGGTACGCCACGATGCTGCTGCTCGCCCTGGTCCCACCCCTGTGGCACCGGGTGATGGACAAGCGCGTCCTGTCCCACTACGGCGGCGACCGCACCCTGGCCAACACCCATCCGCCCGCGTCCAGTCCCCCGCGTTCGGGCGGGCATGCTTGA
- a CDS encoding Lrp/AsnC family transcriptional regulator: MTDLPKDVRGLDHIDLELLSLLRADGRMPNNALAERVGIAPSTCLTRIRRLRELGAIRGFHADVDPAWIGRPIQAMIAVRIRSDARDAIGKFAESLAGIPAVRDVYFVSGNYDFLLHIEAADVDDLRTVITERLSGTRLIAGTETYLIFEHRRGN, translated from the coding sequence ATGACGGATCTGCCGAAGGATGTTCGAGGCCTGGATCACATCGATCTGGAGCTGCTGAGCCTGCTCCGCGCCGACGGGCGGATGCCGAACAACGCGCTGGCCGAACGCGTCGGCATCGCGCCGTCGACCTGCTTGACCCGGATTCGCCGGTTACGCGAGCTGGGCGCGATCCGCGGCTTTCACGCCGATGTCGATCCGGCCTGGATCGGCCGCCCGATCCAGGCGATGATCGCGGTCCGGATCCGGTCCGACGCCCGCGACGCGATCGGCAAGTTCGCCGAGTCGCTGGCCGGCATCCCCGCAGTCCGCGACGTCTACTTCGTCTCCGGCAACTACGACTTCCTGCTGCACATCGAGGCGGCCGACGTCGACGACCTGCGCACGGTCATCACCGAGCGGCTGAGCGGCACGCGCCTCATCGCCGGCACCGAGACCTACCTGATCTTCGAACACCGCCGCGGCAACTGA
- the ald gene encoding alanine dehydrogenase encodes MHIGVPKEVKNHEYRVAITPAGVVEAVRHGHEVLVQTGAGVGSAISDDDYVAAGARILPDADAVWDAADMILKVKEPIAEEYHRLRAGQVLFTYLHLAADAEGTKALMHSGTTAIAYETVQLADGSLPLLAPMSEVAGRLAPQVGAYSLMRNSGGRGVLPGGVPGVAPAKITVIGGGVSGVNAATIALGLGAEVTVLDLSIPRLRQIDAQFGGRIRTLVSSSYAIEQSVLEADMVIGAVLVPGAKAPTLVSNELVKRMKPGSVLVDIAIDQGGCFEDSHPTTHQDPVYQVHDSVFYCVANMPGAVPNTSTYALTNATLPYVLRLADLGWKDALRADPALALGLNVHAGNLTNDLVGSALGLPTESVSSVLAA; translated from the coding sequence ATGCACATCGGTGTGCCGAAAGAGGTCAAGAACCACGAGTACCGGGTGGCCATCACGCCCGCCGGTGTGGTGGAGGCCGTGCGCCACGGGCACGAGGTTCTCGTGCAGACCGGCGCCGGGGTCGGCTCGGCGATCAGCGATGACGACTACGTGGCAGCCGGCGCGCGGATCCTGCCGGACGCCGACGCGGTGTGGGACGCGGCCGACATGATCCTCAAGGTCAAGGAGCCGATCGCCGAGGAGTACCACCGGCTGCGCGCCGGTCAGGTCCTCTTCACCTACCTGCACCTGGCCGCCGACGCCGAGGGCACCAAGGCGCTGATGCACAGCGGGACGACCGCGATCGCGTACGAGACGGTCCAGCTCGCCGACGGCTCCCTCCCCCTGCTCGCCCCGATGTCGGAGGTCGCCGGCCGGCTCGCCCCGCAGGTCGGCGCGTACAGCCTGATGCGCAACAGCGGCGGCCGCGGCGTCCTCCCCGGCGGCGTGCCCGGCGTGGCCCCGGCCAAGATCACCGTGATCGGCGGCGGCGTCTCCGGGGTGAACGCGGCGACCATCGCGCTCGGCCTCGGCGCCGAGGTGACCGTTCTTGATCTGAGCATCCCGCGGCTGCGGCAGATCGACGCCCAGTTCGGCGGCCGGATCCGGACGCTGGTCTCCAGCTCCTACGCGATCGAGCAGTCGGTGCTCGAGGCCGACATGGTGATCGGCGCCGTGCTGGTCCCCGGCGCGAAGGCCCCGACCCTGGTCAGCAACGAGCTGGTCAAGCGGATGAAGCCGGGCTCGGTGCTCGTCGACATCGCGATCGACCAGGGCGGCTGCTTCGAGGACTCGCACCCGACCACCCACCAGGACCCGGTCTACCAGGTGCACGACTCGGTCTTCTACTGCGTGGCGAACATGCCCGGCGCGGTCCCGAACACCTCGACGTACGCCTTGACGAACGCGACCCTGCCGTACGTCCTGCGCCTCGCCGACCTGGGCTGGAAGGACGCGCTGCGGGCCGACCCGGCGCTCGCGCTCGGCCTGAACGTGCACGCCGGAAACCTCACCAACGACCTGGTCGGTTCAGCGCTCGGCCTCCCGACCGAGTCCGTCAGCTCGGTCCTCGCGGCCTGA